The sequence GACCAGCTTTCAAGGCAATAATTTACAGGTATGGTGGAAACACAGGCCTATGTGTTcaatatgttttgtttcttgacaTTTTTAGAATGAATCTAAGAATACGCATCCAAATATGAACTGGTGAAGTCTAATTTCTCTGATGGACTTTAATGTTCTCCTCTGTAATTGTGAAATTGTGTGATGACTAGGTGTGATCCTAAACAGCCCTGAGCGGAAAGTAAACAAAGTACCATAATGTACCAACAGCAATGTAAACAACATAGACtaacagacacactgtgaaGCGGCTAACTGATGAATCCAAATGGAAaatactgctgtgtttttgccaATACCCGAGAGCTGTAAAAGGACTGAAGTATATCACAGCATCTctgccacctgctgctgtttcattaTCAGCTGACAGAGATTAAACATTATACCTGACAACCCATATGTCACCTGCACTACATTTAGCTGGGTTTCCCCACCTTTACCAGTAACAAGCATCATGCTAATGGAGAAAAACCTTAATCTGAAAAGAAGCTAGTAACTgaagctgttaaataaatgtagtggagtaaaaaaaaaatacagttttccTCTTTGGCCCATAGTGGACAAAAGCAACTTAAGAGTTGAATAAGTGACTGTCAacctgagacacagaggagctTGAAAGCAGTCTCACCCACTATCATATAATAACAAGGAGGCTGCGATATAAAGGACAGAGGAGCCATAATAAAGGTCACATCTGGCAGAAGCTCTGAGAGGCCAGTGAATTACAAAATTGGCTGTAAAGTCACATGAAGACCAGATCCACAGATTGGAAATAACCTTTCAGgataaaggttaaataaaggttCTGTGATAAGGCTGTGACGGGAAAAGAGAATTAAATTTTacatagaaagaaagagagagcgaaagGCTCTCTTCATGATTTTTCAGAAAGTATTCCAACGTTACAACTCTAAATGGATTAAATAGATGAATTCATTAAAATGAAGTTAGATGAAAACAGCTCAAAGTATCGTGTTAAATAACCGTTATTTTTCAACATATGTGTGAATTAAGACACTAAATGTCTTAAATGacactgctttttaaaagaCCTTTAAATATCTTTAAGTGAATCTTAAAGCTCCGGTAGGTACAGGAAAGAAAACTGTGGCTCGTTATCCAACTCGGTGATATGAAGGTCATTCTTTTGCGGTTACCGGCTCGGTTTCTCTCGGGTCTCCGGTCTCACCTGAGGGCTGTAGGCGGCCGCAGGAGGGGATCCCGTCAGTTTTTGGGTAAAACCGCTGAACTTGTAGTACATTTTACGGCTGAAGGACGTGGAACGATGTGATCCACAGCAAAACCACCCGGTGAAGGGTCTTCCTGCTGCGACCGTCGACGGACAGTGACGTAGTAGTCAGCTGACCCGCCCCTGCCAGTTTAAAATTCCATCGGCGGGCAGAAGGAGGCGTGTGCGGAAAtgttcagtggtggaggaaaaatTCAAACCAAACGATTTAACTTCACTGtgagtaaaagtcctgcatttaaagtCCTACTTGAGTAAAAGCACAGAAGTATCAGCCAAATGTACTTGACGTATCAAAAGTATCTTCATTCTTGAACATTAGCCCCTGTAACTGACATTATCCTATAGCACATTGTTTTTTAGATGCATCAGTGTGTAAGTAGTGTTATAGTGCTGCCAGTTTTACAATCTGTAAGGTGACAAAACTGGGCGGTTGTAAATGACATTTTGTGCTTGgcgtaattttttttttatagcttttttttctttattttactttctagCAAAGCTCCCTGATGTAAAGACAagattaagaaaagaaaatctgttcTGTTTCCTCTAAGTAACAATCCCATTTCATCCAGTATTTTTTATCCTTGTCTTTCTGCAGACAGAGGGTGTAAATCATCTTTTCCATGGAGCGTAGATAGTTGACAGTGCCTATAAAAAGGTCCATAGTGGGAGGGTTTCTCTGAAGCCAGCATTTAGTAACAGCTTCTATAAAAAATCTTCAGGCGGTAGATATCACATTTAAACAAACCTTCAAGAATAACTCAAAGATACAAAGAGAAAGGTGAAAGCCAAGGATCcactttatgtttatgtttttcttcacCCTTTCTTTGCCACCCATGTCTGTATTTTCATACATCTTCAGATGTATATTGTACTGAAAGAGCTAACTTGATCCATTATTTAGAAACACAGCCTATCAGGGCTCAGACAGATGTGTGACATACTTTAAAACTTTGAACCCTGTGTGGCAGCAGTTTGTGATTCTGAGTCGATGTGCCCTTGTAGCAGTGCTTTGTGAACTAGACTGTGGCATAATGCTCGCCCCAGTGTGAATCCGATGAGTGCACTGAGTGCCCTTGCCATCGGGCTCAGGTGGTCCTCGTGCTGAATGTTACGTTCCATTGCCTACAGGAATCCTAGAGGTGTGAATTGTATGACATCACATCAAGACTTGTGAATGATCATCTGCCCAAAATGCCTTGTGCGTTTATCACATCTACTGTGCAGTTAATTAGTTTGGTTAATGAAGAGGGTTAGTTTAGGTCAGGATTGAATGATGTGAAAGCCCAATCAATATTACAGCACCGTGAAAACAGCTGATGGAGTCTGGTACTACTTCTaccattttaattttacagttttatctgTAATAAGCGattacacattcacagacattttacaCAGTCGTTTTATTATAAAACTTCGTACATTAATCACATTAATTACAAGTCCATAGTCTACGGATGAAGAAGTTTTGATTGATGGTTTCAATCAGGCCTGGCCAAAATTCACTGGGCTATAAGCTACAGCACATGAGTTGAAAATTATGTCTTGCGTCTTGCAAACCtgataataaaatattgatcatatttcatttttgtgactGTAATACTACTTAAAAGCACATTCATAACACAACAAGGATATTGAGAGATGTACAATACATTCTAAAGTCAAACAAGGTTGCAAAGTTTTTGATTAAATAACAAATGCAGACTGTAAATTTAAGAACAGACAGATAATGAATAGACCCGGACtcattaattgtttaatttcctCTGCAACAGAAGAGTAGGATttcgtgggtgtgtgtgtgtgtgtgtgcatgtgtaaaaaGAGGATGGTTGATGgcaacaggaggaagaggagaggagatgcagagaAAGACTGTTGTGTGGGAGAGGTGTTGACTTGTTTGTTTGGATCATGTGTCTCTTCAACAAATCATATCATCTTGGCAAACCATGGACAGTGCAAACATGTCTGAATCACGAATGTCAGAATCATCATCTGTGACAGCCTctactgttcatttttttcactcttgctttttcttttttctttctttttgatgtGCTATTCCCAATAATCGCAGGACTAAAATGCTGCACGCCAGCCAAGAGGGGTGCATGGATGTGGGCtatttgtgtgcacacaaatcAACCACCATTATGATTGACATGCTGGAGGATGAGGTTGCCTTGgagacacagaaatacaaaatgCCTTACATTCACTCACAATGGAGAAGCGCTACACACTCCAGCTATTCATGCTTTGTGCTCAGGCTTGCTCCACattctgtcatttctgtcatttttgtctcATAATCTTTTATCCTCCATTTCACATCCATCTGCCCTGTCATATCTGTCACCCCTGTATTTGTCTGCCACCTTGTACTCCTTGCTGACCTGTCTCCATATTTCATTATCCCTGGCTCAGGCCACTATACACACTAAGCCCTCTGCAGACCCCTTCTCCAACCCCACTTTGCACTCTCTTGTTCACTCCTTTGCGATATTTCCCAGGTTCAACAGAATGCATCTAGGTCACACATCAATCTTGTGTAACTTGTACCATCTGGGTGCAAAGCTTAGACAAAGTGAAAGGCTGATGgccagacaaacaaacacatacacagcactcTAAAGCAGCCTTCTCTGCCAATGACGTAACCATGGGAATACAGTGTAAACAGCAGCCACTGTCAGAACTGGATtgactgtgcctgtgtgtgtttaataaataattatttgtgTATTTCCTATTCTTCTGTTCAAATGGTGTTGTTAAGGAGACAGGTGCAGAGCATGCTGGTTGTAGACGATGAGTAGAGATCATCAACCCAACAAGCAGGAACTAGCCAAATAAAATCAGGTGTGGCTCAGGCAGGAAACAGGGCAGGGCACAGAGTTGATGATTATTTCACAAGGGGATCAGCAGGTTCACTGGTTTGTTGAGTTTCTTTCTGATGTAGGCAGGGCCATAGATTATTGGTATAAATGTTTATTGCAGTATCTCTGCTGACAAGCTGCGTGCATATCTGGCAGAGCGGAGTTTGAGTTCGTGGTAGCACTGTACAAAACTGTGGTAGATGAATGTGATGGGCAGTGCCAGGAGCACAATGCCACTCACTACACACATTCCCCCAAGCACCCGTCCTCCAACTGTCACAGGGTACACATCCCCGTACCCCACTGTCGTCATGGAGATGATGACCCACCAGGCGGCGGCTGGGATGCTGGCGTAATCGTGGTTCTGCGTGCCCAAGTCCAAGCCATGCTCCAGTAGCTGGGCCAGAGCGCTGTATATTGCCATAGcgacacagacaaacaccaaCAGCATGACCATCTCTCGGTAGCAGCGCCTGAGCGTCAGCCCCAGTGTCTGCAGGCCCAGGAAGTGTCTGGCCAGCTTCATGAGCCAGAACACTCGCATCATCCTCAGCACCCGCAGTATCACTCCAGCAACCCCGAGCCCGGCACCCGGCATCCCTGCCCGGGCCATCGCCATGGTGACATAGTAGGGGGTGATGGCAATCACATCGATGATGTTCAGCGGCCGGCGAAGGAAGTCCCACTTGTCTCTGGCTACCAGAAAGCGCACTATGCACTCTGCTGTAAACCAGCCAATACACACTGCCTCCACTATCCtacagaggagagagcagaggaggaaaatgacTGGGACAGACAGTAAACAGGAAATGGCAGCTACAGAGAGATATAGATGACATGAGATACTCTTTGACAATCAGTAAATATGAGCAAGAAGGAAGCAAAACAGGGGTGGTACAAATCATAGGAAATAGGGAAATAATGTGATGCACTTCTGGGATGACGACGTAAACAAAGACAAGAGGACAAATACACAGTAAGGACGGAGGACAAGAAAATTGCCGGGAAACTGTACAGAGGGAGGGATTGAATACCTTCAAAGACAGAGTGTGATACAAGCAAGCACATGATTACCCCATTGATTAGCACAGCAAAGGCAATCAAAGTGAATTAGAGTGAGGTGGTGCTCGTATTTGACATAGAAGCAGTCAGGCCAAGCAAACACCACAGAGCCCAAGGATAACTACATCAGCACAATTACACCAAACCAAATTATAGAGCAACTGAGAGACCTGCATCATCTACTGGCATGAAACGAAATTGGAATCCTTTTGACCCCGAGTATAAACTACACTTTTAGTTGATTACCTAACCACTGTAACCGATCCAAAACTCAAAACTATGTCCAGCCAGAGTGAACATAACCTAGCCTTATATAGAGAGAGGCTGCCTCAGGCTCCCCAGAGACCACATGCTGTGgcaaaaataatgtggaaacaGAAGTGCACTTTTTCACCTCGAGCCCAGGAAATGGAagtgaaaataaaggaaaaagaaCTGTCCAAAATCTGAATTAGATAGAATGTGATTCCTGTAAGTGGcttaattcatttttgtttgcttatCCTAATATATAATCCCTCAGTACACCCTCGAATTTCAATTCATTACCCACTGGAATATTATGAGTCTGGCATCTGTCTGATAATGTTTGTCCTTCCTGTGTACTGTGCAATGTAAACTAACCAAGCcaataaaaatattcaaagtAATTGTGAAAGGGAGGGGGAAAGGAAAGGGGTGGATGGGGGGACTCTGGAGgtagacagaggaaagaagggCTTTCTGGCTTCCTGTGTAATAATTAACGCTACACTTTCTGTAGATAATATGGATTGGTTATTGATTGGCTTCCTTGGGAACTTGTCTGACATGTGATGATCCCAATGTTTAATGTGCTGCCTGAAACTTGTCATTATGCTGTATTGACTTAAGGGGCGTCAATTCACTAAACACAAGGGCCAAGGACGAATTTCCCGCATTAACCTAATTTTCAATAACGATTTAAATATACAGCTTCAAATtaactgctctttttttttgacgaacttattgttttttttttttttttttttaaagtggctGGGATGTGAAAAAGGGTATAAATGAATGGTGCGCAATGAGTTTGGCCGCTGCCTTAATGCATGCAGGCGCTGGCATGAGATTCTCAAGGGGttatcagtgtgtttatttatttatagagtGTTTATCGTGGCAGGAACGCATCTTTGACATGATTTATCCTGCTGAGCTCATGTGAGCTCACTTTTACGCACCTTACTTTAGAGCACAGTCTCACTTATATTCGCACACATTGCGCCTGATCATCAAGCAGCATCCTCATGAAAGGGCCACTTCTATGCCTCTAAACTTAACTGACCCTTGACTATCGCCTACCTGTGCTCCTCCACAGTATTTCTCTTGGCTGTATCCCAGTCCGGCAGGGTGCTAGCACACAGCATTATCATAGAAACGATCACAAAGATCACGGACACTGAAGCCAAAAGCTGCGCCGCAAGCGAAGAGTTGGGCTCTTCGAATGTCTTGCGCATCTTCTCAAGCCATCTAGCGCGGCCAGTGAGAGCAACCCGTTGCACCGACTCGCCCGGGCTCTGGGAGTCATCCCCCGAAACTCTGATGTCCCCCTCGGACAGAGTGTCCAGTCCGATCTCGGACATCCTGTCATCCAGGCGTTTCTGGCAGCAGGAGTCCAAGTGCGCGCTCTCCAGCCCCCAGTAGAGCATCTCTGTGTAGAAGGAGAGCTCACACACCCCGGGTACAAAGCGGAGTTTACCGGAGCGCACGTACAGCATGATGAACACGAAAGCCTGAGCGTGGCGGTCGAAGAAAAACTCATTCCGGTCCCGGTCGTAGTCGTCACACAGTTCAAGGACCTCTTTCTCGGTTGCGCAGGCATGCAGACGACTGACGCGCCGGAGAGGGAAATCCCTGATCACCTCACGGGTGAAGGCGTACCGGGTTCCCCCTACGTTGAGCACGCAGATACTCTTCCCAAACTTCATCTCGTCAGTCTGTAACCTAACTAAAACTCCTCTTGACGGCCCATTCCCCCTTCCATAACAGGAGTTTGGACTCTTGGGGAGGGGCAGGGGGGGTCTCACAGTCTCCCCTGTCCCCCGGGGCGTGGTTCGTTCTGGAGTGGAGGTGGCCCTGTGCTGAGCTCCGTGGCTGATGGAAACTATTCCCTCTGTCCCCTcacactctcctctccttctccctctgcagcCTGTGGAGGAGACTCTCCACCCCAGTCAGGGCGAGCCAATCCCATCAGTGATGTCACATGCGCGCGTACGCACGCACGGACGCACGCACGGCAAGAGAAAGACTCGTGCGAGGAAACTGTGGAGCGTACCTTTCTCTACGAAGGGTGCCGTTTCCTTTTATAGAAAATAATACTCCTGTGTGTAGTTCTTATTATATTCatatgataataaaataattttatgaTTATGAGAAGTTGTAATGAGCAGTGAATGTCttcttccagtgtttttttttttttttactattccTAAATTAATAAGTTGCCTGGTTATATGCAGGAATTGTATTTAAAAGTGTAATCTGATGTTAGAATGGTCACTTGCAAAATGTGTAATACACTTATGGTTGCATTTGGATAACAAATTGGtttgcgcgcgtgtgtgtgtctgcgcgtgCGCGCCCCCCCGTCCCAACGTCAGCAGTCAGTGGTTTTTCTGGGTGATCCGACTTCTTTTAGCTGCCGTGAGTTCACTGTATTGTAAAAGGTACTGTGAATCGTATCAGgacaggggagggggggttgaaTTGCCAAAATTCTCCCAACCGGGTGCACATCCGGAGTCTCGACGATCATAATTTATCGCACCTTTTACCTTTTAAGAaacagagttttatttttaattttttttattattaatttattctaTTTCTCTTAGTTTATGGTTTACGTTAACACTCCGGGAGGGTAGAAATGGCGGCCAACATGTACCGGGTCGGAGGTATGTATGTCAATGTGGATCTTTTTATCAAACAGAAACCCTTCCAGATTTGAATCCCCCCGTGGCTTATGTGGCGTTATTTCAGCTCGTTTGCATTTAATAGTGAGGTACGGCTGTGTTACAGTAACAGAGAAGCGTTAAATTGGAGCCGGAAGGTGAGAATTTCTAAATATTTGGGATCCAAAATGGGTCAGGCCTCGCGTCTGTCGTGGCCACAGCAGCTAGCCGCCAGCTTGCTAAATGGCTAGCTcacaatgtaaacattttttcagtggTCGGCAGCTTTGTTGCGATCTGGTTTTCTGTTATTTAGACCGGGAATAGTGGAAACGGACACGCGGTGGGACTTCTCGACCAGGCATGTGTTTAAAAGGTTGTTAAAATGCTACCCCGGACACTCTGAGGCTGCCTTTGTATTTGCCTCTTCTGGCATGCAGCCATTAGTACGAGTCCTtatttagctaacgttagcatcaGCAATGGCTTCACTGATTACCATTATTGCGGCTCAAGCGCTCGTCTTACACTTTTTTAGAAATGCATCTAACAGTCTTGGGAACAACAGACGCCCGATATTGCTGTACTGTCCGTCTGCATTTAGCACAAGTGCAGTTAATTAGCAAATTGGCTTCAGTGGCTAGCTAGCTCGTTAGCAGTCTACTGGAATTCAGCATCAAATTATTGTCTCGATTCATGGCGTCGTTTCATCGGGAGGTTTAAACCTTACACCTAGTATTCACACATACTGGAGCTTTAGATTTGCGTTAATACTGTGAATAAACTTAAATGGCATTGATACTTGACATGGCACACAAACAATAAGCATCTTTGCCCAGGTGATATTATTGGCAACACTTTTATCACTGGCCCATCAGTTTTGTTTCAGTACATCTGTTTTGCTATCCATATGCTCACCTCTAGTGCAGTGCTCCTGCTGCCTTCAAGTGCTCTCTGTAAACTCCAGCTCCTTAAACTTCTTGGTGGATTGAAGattgttttttctcagaaataATAACAAATCTATGAtgaaacataattaaaaaaaaaagttgcctcTTAAGACATATTGCTAGTCATATATAGGGCTGCAACTCATGGTTTCTTTGAGCGTTTAGTCAGATCGTTAAACCACAACTCCTCAGAGCCAAAAGTgatatgtttaaatgttttggtttgACCAAATGTTGAAATACCccaaaatatttagtttacGATGAAATATGCTAAGAAATCAGGAAATCCTTTCATTTGAAAGGCTGgaatcagtgacatgtttgttgttttgctatgtctgctttaaaaatgactgaaataatttattgattattaattGAGTCACTCAATTAAATGAAGATTTGTTTCAACTCAAGTTCTTCTTACCTTCTACGCTGGCATGTGCAAGgcaaatgaaagagaagaatATACCTGTCAGGGCTGTAATTAGTCACGCTTTGACAGCTCTGATATATTTACCGCGTCACTGGATTGTTTATGTGTCTGGAACACAGTCATTACAACATTTCAGGCAACATTTGAAGGCAGCAGTAGCCATGGACTGAAGTTTTCCAGAGTTACCCTGTATTCTGCCCTGGTCCTCACACTAGGTGAAGTCATGTTTACACAGATTTTGTTGAAGAGCAGTGGAAAATCAACTGTTATGActttgctgtgtctctgtccttaatttatttaacttgtAAAAAACATGGCATTACGGCAACTGTCTCACAGGCTGTGGAAACGCTGCAGCACATATTTTTGCCTCTGCTTTGACCTGTTTAACTTGGAATATGGTCTTTTTTTCAGATGTAACAACAGCTGATAGGCATGATATcctacacatttacacagataTAGATGTTTCTGCTTTGGCGTTTACATATATTATTTTCACGTGGGCCTACAGAATTATTCAGCATTACAGTTATCTGATACAGTGAAGTAAtcattgtgtttcttttttttcttctttttgttcttgCAGATTATGTATTCTTTGAGAA comes from Toxotes jaculatrix isolate fToxJac2 chromosome 21, fToxJac2.pri, whole genome shotgun sequence and encodes:
- the kcng3 gene encoding potassium voltage-gated channel subfamily G member 3; translated protein: MKFGKSICVLNVGGTRYAFTREVIRDFPLRRVSRLHACATEKEVLELCDDYDRDRNEFFFDRHAQAFVFIMLYVRSGKLRFVPGVCELSFYTEMLYWGLESAHLDSCCQKRLDDRMSEIGLDTLSEGDIRVSGDDSQSPGESVQRVALTGRARWLEKMRKTFEEPNSSLAAQLLASVSVIFVIVSMIMLCASTLPDWDTAKRNTVEEHRIVEAVCIGWFTAECIVRFLVARDKWDFLRRPLNIIDVIAITPYYVTMAMARAGMPGAGLGVAGVILRVLRMMRVFWLMKLARHFLGLQTLGLTLRRCYREMVMLLVFVCVAMAIYSALAQLLEHGLDLGTQNHDYASIPAAAWWVIISMTTVGYGDVYPVTVGGRVLGGMCVVSGIVLLALPITFIYHSFVQCYHELKLRSARYARSLSAEILQ